A section of the Papio anubis isolate 15944 chromosome 16, Panubis1.0, whole genome shotgun sequence genome encodes:
- the LOC108580705 gene encoding LOW QUALITY PROTEIN: uncharacterized protein LOC108580705 (The sequence of the model RefSeq protein was modified relative to this genomic sequence to represent the inferred CDS: substituted 1 base at 1 genomic stop codon) has product MAGCPRNRLHRTILEMLQLPEVHSANXGPVGSCSPNGERGLKWMAVRMKPAICQDASATIKTFVCRETGFKRGGIERVWKPLGSVIHSVHIF; this is encoded by the coding sequence ATGGCAGGATGCCCCAGGAACAGACTCCACCGCACCATTCTTGAGATGTTGCAGCTTCCAGAAGTCCACAGTGCTAATTAGGGACCTGTGGGATCTTGTTCACCTAACGGAGAAAGAGGTCTGAAGTGGATGGCCGTGAGAATGAAGCCAGCTATCTGCCAGGATGCCTCAGCCACCATCAAGACTTTTGTGTGCAGAGAAACAGGATTTAAGAGGGGAGGGATTGAAAGGGTGTGGAAGCCACTGGGTTCAGTCATCCATTCAGTCCACATTTTTTGA